The Candidatus Bathyarchaeum sp. genome has a window encoding:
- a CDS encoding phosphopantetheine adenylyltransferase, protein MGKRFGTVAVGGTFDLFHKGHFSLLLKAFEVGEFVLVGLSSDEFVQKVQKPHAIAPYSERLKSLNDFLKQNCLSERAKIIPLFDSYGLTLTDERIEAIVVSEETEPQAKKINKKRSAMGLSVLPVVIVKMVLSEDNYPISSTRIWFEEIDREGNLL, encoded by the coding sequence ATGGGAAAACGGTTTGGAACCGTGGCTGTTGGTGGAACCTTTGATTTATTTCATAAGGGTCATTTTTCTCTTCTTTTGAAGGCTTTTGAGGTCGGGGAATTTGTTCTCGTTGGTCTTAGTTCCGATGAATTTGTACAAAAGGTTCAGAAACCCCATGCAATTGCGCCATATTCTGAACGCTTAAAATCTTTGAATGATTTTTTAAAACAAAATTGTTTGTCAGAGCGAGCGAAAATAATTCCTTTGTTTGATTCTTATGGCCTTACGTTGACGGATGAACGAATTGAAGCCATAGTAGTAAGCGAAGAAACCGAACCTCAAGCAAAAAAGATTAACAAAAAACGTTCTGCTATGGGTTTATCAGTTTTACCCGTTGTGATTGTTAAAATGGTTCTGTCTGAGGACAATTATCCAATTTCTTCGACACGTATTTGGTTTGAAGAAATCGACCGCGAAGGTAACTTGCTCTAG
- a CDS encoding winged helix-turn-helix domain-containing protein: protein MKTDTVQTLWEQRDHRGILAEILETAKGKQGKTKIMYRVNLSVSQVNEYLSFLTKMGFVKVQNEKGKNLRNNQ, encoded by the coding sequence TTGAAAACTGACACCGTTCAAACGCTATGGGAGCAAAGAGACCACCGTGGAATACTTGCAGAAATACTAGAAACAGCAAAAGGTAAACAAGGCAAAACAAAAATTATGTACAGAGTTAATTTGAGCGTTAGTCAGGTCAATGAATATTTATCTTTCTTAACTAAAATGGGTTTTGTCAAAGTTCAAAACGAAAAAGGAAAAAACCTAAGAAACAACCAGTAA
- a CDS encoding manganese efflux pump MntP family protein, with translation MDITTLLIATALAMDSFSVALANGLATKVFNVSKGIMIGTFFGFFQAIMPVIGWYAGVHILDLISEIDHWVAFALLAFIGSRMIYESTKKDSEKIVSSLTIKVLLMLSIATSIDALAVGLSIYVLEISIISLAIATGIITFSLSFFGVYIGGKFGYILQNKVEPLGGVILIIIGLRIFLEHLGIT, from the coding sequence ATGGACATAACAACACTGTTGATTGCAACTGCATTAGCTATGGATTCGTTTTCAGTGGCGCTTGCAAATGGTCTAGCAACAAAAGTGTTCAATGTCTCGAAAGGCATTATGATAGGAACTTTTTTTGGATTTTTTCAAGCAATCATGCCAGTAATTGGCTGGTACGCGGGAGTCCACATATTAGATCTAATTTCAGAAATTGATCACTGGGTAGCATTTGCACTATTAGCGTTCATTGGGTCCAGAATGATTTATGAATCAACAAAAAAGGACAGCGAGAAAATTGTAAGCTCACTCACCATTAAAGTTCTTTTGATGCTTTCAATAGCTACAAGCATTGACGCTTTAGCAGTTGGTCTAAGTATATATGTTTTAGAAATTTCAATTATTTCACTTGCAATAGCAACAGGAATAATAACATTTTCGCTATCTTTCTTTGGTGTTTACATCGGGGGCAAATTTGGCTACATCTTACAAAATAAAGTTGAACCACTTGGAGGAGTTATCTTAATTATAATTGGACTACGAATATTCCTTGAACATTTAGGAATCACATAA
- a CDS encoding ferredoxin, protein MKYKIEIKRENCIACGSCYSLNPSHFEPDDQGKSTVIGGETDDSISIGEFDDTEIESARDAEDSCPVSIITVIEV, encoded by the coding sequence ATGAAATATAAAATTGAAATTAAGCGAGAAAATTGCATTGCATGTGGTTCATGTTATTCCTTAAATCCGTCCCATTTTGAACCTGATGACCAAGGAAAATCAACTGTTATCGGCGGAGAAACTGACGATTCAATTTCAATAGGGGAATTCGACGACACAGAGATTGAAAGTGCCAGAGACGCAGAAGATTCGTGTCCAGTATCCATAATCACAGTAATTGAGGTTTAA
- a CDS encoding TATA-box-binding protein translates to MPKLEDSIRIENVVSSATLNQNIDLNAVVKGNPLVEYRPEKFPGLVFRLKKPKTAILIFSTGKMVCTGAKSENESKKAVLKVVRELKKSGIIITGKPEIRVVNIVASANLLGRIELEDCAYSLGKTMYEPEQFPGLIYRMDEPKVVILLFASGKLVCTGATKEEDVYRAVAKLHEQLEDLDLIYYDE, encoded by the coding sequence ATGCCTAAGCTTGAAGACTCTATTCGGATTGAAAATGTTGTATCCTCTGCCACCTTGAATCAGAACATAGACCTAAACGCCGTTGTTAAGGGAAACCCATTAGTTGAATATCGACCAGAAAAGTTTCCCGGATTGGTTTTCAGATTAAAAAAACCTAAGACAGCCATCCTGATTTTCAGCACAGGAAAAATGGTTTGTACTGGAGCAAAATCTGAAAACGAATCTAAAAAAGCAGTTCTAAAAGTTGTACGTGAACTGAAAAAAAGTGGCATAATCATCACAGGTAAACCTGAGATCAGAGTAGTTAACATTGTTGCTTCAGCTAACCTTCTTGGAAGAATTGAGCTGGAAGATTGTGCCTACTCTCTTGGAAAGACCATGTATGAACCCGAGCAGTTCCCAGGACTTATCTACCGTATGGACGAACCAAAAGTAGTAATCCTTTTGTTCGCAAGCGGAAAACTGGTTTGCACTGGCGCCACCAAAGAAGAAGACGTCTACCGTGCAGTTGCTAAACTTCATGAACAACTTGAAGATTTAGACCTAATCTACTACGACGAATAA
- a CDS encoding restriction endonuclease, with amino-acid sequence MSSEETLVEKKTKVLIKLRGYKVVKKEEIKNAISYTLKMKDGKKAILWAITADATVGVAYVTQLKKSMDDAEIEKGIITTIGKYTHTAKSRSKTSGIELIPKIFPAFQIFNHDFVSKHELLTPEEKTQFLEESKIVPYQLPRINASDPAIIAVGGTPGNIVRVIRNSKTAGKYVSYRYIV; translated from the coding sequence TTGAGTTCTGAAGAAACACTGGTGGAAAAAAAGACCAAAGTCCTCATAAAACTTCGCGGTTACAAAGTGGTTAAAAAAGAGGAAATAAAAAACGCCATTAGTTACACTCTCAAAATGAAAGATGGAAAAAAAGCCATCCTTTGGGCAATTACAGCAGATGCAACAGTAGGAGTTGCATATGTTACACAACTCAAAAAATCCATGGATGATGCCGAAATCGAAAAAGGAATCATCACAACCATAGGGAAATACACCCACACCGCAAAATCGCGCTCAAAAACAAGTGGCATCGAATTAATTCCAAAAATATTTCCTGCATTTCAAATATTCAATCATGATTTCGTTTCAAAGCATGAACTTCTAACACCGGAAGAAAAAACTCAATTTCTTGAAGAAAGCAAAATTGTACCATATCAACTACCACGAATCAATGCTTCAGATCCTGCAATAATTGCAGTTGGTGGCACCCCTGGAAATATTGTGAGAGTCATCAGAAACAGCAAAACCGCAGGAAAATATGTTTCATACAGATACATAGTCTAA